Proteins from a genomic interval of Aquabacterium olei:
- a CDS encoding LysE family translocator, translating to MSFELWLVYLVAAVGLSFAPGPNGLLALTHGARFGLQRTLFTVLGGALGFLVLIAVSLAGMGALLAASERGFLMAKMLGAAYLAYLGLRLWMAPAQPITVAADGENMPTASAFRLFLQGFLVAVSNPKGIVFFAAFLPQFIVPGVSFWTQLAVFGGTFVVVEVLYEAMLAALAQRIAPWLSNHASWFNRVTGGVFVAFGVALANAHR from the coding sequence GTGTCCTTCGAACTCTGGTTGGTTTACCTTGTGGCGGCCGTGGGGCTGTCTTTTGCGCCGGGGCCCAATGGGCTGCTGGCCCTGACGCATGGCGCGCGCTTCGGCCTGCAGCGCACGCTGTTCACGGTGCTCGGCGGTGCGCTGGGCTTTCTGGTGCTGATCGCCGTGTCGCTGGCCGGCATGGGGGCGCTGCTGGCCGCATCCGAGCGCGGCTTCCTGATGGCCAAGATGCTGGGCGCCGCGTACCTGGCCTACCTGGGCTTGCGCCTGTGGATGGCACCCGCACAACCCATCACCGTGGCGGCCGATGGTGAAAACATGCCCACCGCATCGGCGTTCAGGCTTTTCCTGCAGGGCTTTCTGGTGGCCGTGTCCAACCCCAAGGGCATCGTGTTCTTCGCCGCGTTCCTGCCGCAGTTCATCGTGCCCGGCGTGTCGTTCTGGACGCAGCTGGCCGTGTTTGGCGGCACGTTCGTGGTCGTCGAGGTGCTGTACGAAGCCATGTTGGCGGCGCTGGCCCAGCGCATTGCCCCCTGGTTGAGCAACCACGCGAGCTGGTTCAACCGGGTGACCGGCGGCGTGTTCGTGGCCTTCGGGGTGGCGCTGGCCAACGCCCATCGTTGA
- a CDS encoding GreA/GreB family elongation factor yields the protein MDKLLLQQQVLERLADDLLQVEQAARTAHETATHEENIAENKYDTLGLEAAYLATGQARRAEAIRQAIAHWRQFRPRPYDASQGIQLGALVCLVDADDKQQHLFLGPDGGSMQLVSGAQLVQVISGASPLGSAMLGKCEGDEVSLEVAQIRQQFEVLRVD from the coding sequence ATGGACAAACTCTTGCTGCAGCAGCAGGTGCTGGAACGGCTCGCCGACGACTTGCTTCAGGTCGAACAGGCAGCGCGGACGGCCCATGAAACGGCGACGCACGAAGAGAACATCGCCGAGAACAAGTACGACACCTTGGGGCTCGAGGCCGCCTACCTGGCCACCGGCCAGGCCCGTCGCGCCGAGGCCATCCGCCAGGCGATCGCCCATTGGCGCCAGTTCCGTCCGCGCCCCTACGATGCCAGCCAAGGCATCCAGCTTGGCGCGTTGGTGTGTCTGGTCGACGCCGACGACAAGCAGCAACACCTCTTTCTCGGCCCGGATGGGGGCAGCATGCAGCTGGTCAGCGGTGCGCAGCTCGTTCAGGTCATCAGCGGCGCATCCCCTCTGGGCAGCGCCATGCTGGGCAAGTGCGAGGGGGACGAAGTGTCGCTCGAGGTGGCTCAGATCCGACAGCAGTTCGAGGTGCTGCGGGTTGATTGA
- the ytfE gene encoding iron-sulfur cluster repair protein YtfE, producing the protein MNHADESLGLLARTIPGATKVFHEYHLDFCCGGKQTLQQAADKAGIDAARIIAQLARLQPQADGAVDWTDAPTPALIEHILERFHARHREQLPELIRLARRVESVHGDRPECPLGLADHLENMLQELESHMQKEEMVLFPMLQRGQTDMAAMPIQVMRHEHDHHGGELAKLEALTNGITLPRGACNTWRALYLGLQTLREDLMEHIHLENNVLFERG; encoded by the coding sequence ATGAACCACGCTGACGAATCCCTGGGCCTGCTGGCCCGCACCATCCCGGGCGCCACCAAGGTGTTCCACGAATACCACCTCGACTTTTGCTGCGGCGGCAAGCAGACCCTGCAACAGGCGGCCGACAAGGCCGGCATCGACGCCGCCCGCATCATCGCGCAACTCGCCCGGCTGCAACCGCAGGCCGATGGCGCGGTCGACTGGACGGATGCCCCCACCCCAGCGCTGATCGAGCACATCCTCGAGCGCTTCCATGCGCGGCACCGTGAGCAGCTGCCCGAACTGATCCGTCTGGCGCGCCGCGTGGAATCCGTGCACGGCGATCGACCCGAGTGTCCGCTGGGGCTGGCCGACCACCTCGAGAACATGCTGCAGGAGCTCGAGAGCCACATGCAGAAGGAAGAGATGGTGCTGTTCCCGATGCTGCAGCGCGGACAGACCGACATGGCCGCCATGCCGATCCAGGTGATGCGCCATGAGCATGACCATCACGGCGGCGAGCTCGCCAAGCTGGAGGCCCTCACCAACGGCATCACCCTGCCCCGCGGCGCCTGCAACACCTGGCGTGCGCTGTACCTGGGCCTTCAGACGCTGCGCGAAGACCTGATGGAGCACATCCACCTCGAGAACAACGTGCTGTTCGAGCGCGGATGA
- a CDS encoding ribonucleoside triphosphate reductase — protein MTAPVTAATSSRAEIPPPDRRIAVDVERSVNEYLDRQDWRIHANANQGYSLGGLILNVSGKVIANYWLSHVYPAEIGQAHREADVHIHDLDMLSGYCAGWSLRTLLHEGLNGVPGKVEAGPPKHLSSAVGQIVNFLGTLQNEWAGAQAFSSFDTYLAPFIRKDALDYAQVRQCIQELIYNLNVPSRWGTQTPFTNLTFDWTCPEDLREQVPVIGGVEMPFSYGELQAEMDMINQAYIDVMMTGDAKGRAFTFPIPTYNITKDFNWDHPNTQRLFEMTAKYGLPYFQNFLNSELQPHMIRSMCCRLQLDLRELLKRGNGLFGSAEQTGSLGVVTLNCARLGYLHAGDEAALLARTDALLDLAGRSLEIKRKVIQEHMDAGLFPYTKRYLGTLRNHFSTVGVNGINEMIRNFTGDAHDITTPWGEAFAVRFLDHIRACITAMQEATGHLYNLEATPAEGTTYRFAKEDRQRWPDILQAGTATQPYYTNSSQLPVGFSDDPFEALARQEPLQTRYTGGTVLHLYLGERVSSAEACKALVRRALSRFRLPYITVTPTFSICPVHGYLAGEHAFCPHCDEAALARRQPASTTPDLQPA, from the coding sequence ATGACCGCGCCTGTGACCGCCGCGACCTCTTCCCGGGCCGAGATCCCGCCCCCAGACCGGCGGATCGCCGTGGATGTGGAGCGCTCGGTCAACGAATACCTCGATCGCCAGGACTGGCGCATCCACGCCAACGCCAACCAGGGCTATTCGCTGGGCGGGCTGATCCTCAACGTGTCGGGCAAGGTGATTGCGAACTACTGGCTCAGCCACGTGTACCCGGCCGAGATCGGGCAGGCCCACCGCGAGGCAGACGTCCACATCCATGACCTCGACATGCTCTCGGGCTACTGCGCCGGCTGGTCGCTGCGCACGCTGCTGCACGAGGGCCTCAATGGGGTGCCGGGCAAGGTCGAGGCCGGCCCGCCCAAGCACCTGTCGTCGGCGGTGGGCCAGATCGTCAACTTCCTGGGCACGCTGCAGAACGAATGGGCCGGGGCCCAGGCCTTCAGCTCCTTCGACACCTACCTCGCGCCCTTCATCCGCAAGGACGCACTCGACTATGCACAAGTGCGCCAGTGCATCCAGGAGCTGATCTACAACCTCAACGTGCCCTCGCGCTGGGGCACGCAGACGCCTTTCACCAACCTGACGTTCGACTGGACCTGCCCCGAAGACCTGCGCGAGCAGGTGCCCGTGATTGGTGGCGTCGAGATGCCGTTCAGCTATGGCGAGCTGCAGGCCGAGATGGACATGATCAACCAGGCCTACATCGACGTGATGATGACGGGCGATGCCAAGGGCCGGGCGTTCACCTTTCCCATCCCCACCTACAACATCACCAAGGATTTCAACTGGGACCATCCGAACACGCAGCGGCTGTTCGAGATGACGGCCAAGTACGGCCTGCCTTACTTCCAGAACTTCCTCAACTCCGAATTGCAGCCGCACATGATCCGCTCGATGTGCTGCCGCCTGCAGCTGGATCTGCGCGAGCTGCTCAAGCGCGGCAACGGGCTGTTCGGGTCGGCCGAGCAGACGGGATCGCTCGGTGTGGTCACGCTCAACTGCGCGCGGCTGGGCTACCTGCATGCGGGCGACGAGGCCGCGCTGCTGGCCCGCACCGACGCGCTGCTCGATCTGGCCGGGCGCAGCCTGGAGATCAAGCGCAAGGTCATCCAGGAGCACATGGATGCCGGGCTCTTTCCCTACACCAAGCGCTACCTGGGCACGCTGCGCAACCACTTCTCGACCGTGGGCGTGAACGGCATCAACGAGATGATCCGCAACTTCACGGGCGATGCGCACGACATCACCACCCCGTGGGGCGAGGCCTTTGCGGTGCGCTTCCTGGATCACATCCGCGCCTGCATCACCGCCATGCAGGAGGCCACGGGCCACCTGTACAACCTTGAAGCCACACCGGCCGAAGGCACGACCTACCGGTTCGCCAAGGAAGACCGCCAGCGCTGGCCCGACATCCTGCAGGCTGGCACGGCGACCCAGCCCTATTACACGAACTCGTCGCAATTGCCCGTGGGATTCAGCGACGACCCGTTCGAGGCCCTGGCCCGGCAGGAGCCGCTGCAGACCCGCTACACCGGTGGCACGGTGCTGCACCTCTACCTCGGTGAACGCGTGTCCTCGGCCGAGGCGTGCAAGGCGCTGGTGCGCCGCGCGCTCAGCCGCTTCCGGCTGCCCTACATCACCGTCACGCCGACGTTCTCCATCTGCCCGGTGCACGGCTATCTGGCGGGCGAGCACGCGTTCTGCCCGCACTGCGACGAAGCCGCTCTGGCGCGCCGGCAGCCAGCGTCGACCACCCCTGATCTCCAACCCGCCTGA
- a CDS encoding c-type cytochrome produces the protein MNKKQSRTFAIACTAVATVAFLGLTIDSHRQFPKLTNADQLTPQVIAGKDVWHKFNCVNCHTLFGEGAYYAPDLTKIAKLRGDAYLQAYMRNPAQFYDEQRHRRLMPKQDLSDEEIRNLVSFLTWVSNVDNQGWPPRPILVTGATFPGTDMTAQQQAETSGEKTDGSAVPPGARPLSGNENPIALGERVFRAATPACAACHSLAPGVNMAGPSLSGVGSRAAQLIGSPDYKGKARDVAGYIREAVQSPSAHVVPGPMYSANGVSFMPDTYSKSLTPEQLDQLVAYLSSLR, from the coding sequence ATGAACAAAAAGCAATCCCGCACCTTCGCCATCGCTTGCACGGCGGTGGCCACCGTGGCCTTCCTCGGGCTGACGATCGACAGCCATCGGCAGTTTCCCAAGCTCACCAACGCCGACCAGCTCACACCCCAGGTGATTGCCGGCAAGGACGTCTGGCACAAGTTCAACTGCGTGAACTGCCACACGCTGTTTGGCGAAGGCGCCTACTACGCACCCGATCTCACCAAGATCGCCAAGCTGCGCGGCGACGCCTACCTGCAGGCCTACATGCGCAACCCGGCGCAGTTCTACGACGAGCAGCGTCACCGCCGCCTGATGCCCAAGCAGGATCTGAGCGACGAGGAGATCCGCAACCTGGTGAGCTTCCTGACCTGGGTGAGCAACGTCGACAACCAGGGCTGGCCGCCGCGTCCGATCCTGGTGACGGGGGCCACCTTCCCGGGCACCGACATGACCGCACAGCAGCAGGCCGAGACCTCCGGTGAGAAGACAGACGGCAGCGCCGTGCCCCCGGGCGCGCGGCCGCTGTCGGGCAACGAGAACCCGATTGCGCTGGGCGAGCGCGTGTTCCGCGCGGCCACCCCCGCTTGCGCTGCGTGCCACTCGCTGGCCCCGGGCGTGAACATGGCCGGGCCTTCGCTGTCCGGCGTGGGCAGCCGAGCCGCGCAGCTGATCGGCTCGCCGGATTACAAGGGCAAGGCCAGGGACGTGGCCGGCTACATCCGCGAGGCGGTGCAGAGCCCGAGCGCGCATGTGGTGCCCGGCCCCATGTACTCGGCCAACGGTGTGTCGTTCATGCCCGATACCTACAGCAAGAGCCTGACGCCCGAGCAGCTGGATCAGCTCGTCGCTTACCTCTCATCGCTCCGATAA
- the arsB gene encoding ACR3 family arsenite efflux transporter: MSIFERYLTVWVFLCIVVGIALGQFIPAPFHAIGRMEVAQVNLPVGLLIWVMVIPMLIKVDFASLSQVKAHWKGIGVTLFVNWAVKPFSMAFLGWLFVRQVFAPWLPAEQLDSYIAGLILLAAAPCTAMVFVWSRLTNGHPLFTLSQVALNDTIMVFAFAPIVGLLLGLSAITVPWDTLITSVVLYIVIPVILAQLIRRALLARGPAAFEATLAKIGPWSISALLATLVLLFAFQGQAIIEQPLVIAMLAVPILIQVAFNSALAYWLNRQVGESHSVACPSALIGASNFFELAVAAAISLFGFQSGAALATVVGVLIEVPVMLLVVRLVNQSKGWYERGAARA; encoded by the coding sequence ATGAGCATTTTCGAGCGCTACCTCACGGTCTGGGTCTTCCTCTGCATCGTCGTGGGCATTGCCCTGGGCCAGTTCATCCCGGCCCCCTTTCACGCCATCGGCCGCATGGAGGTGGCGCAGGTCAACCTGCCGGTGGGCCTGCTGATCTGGGTGATGGTCATCCCCATGCTCATCAAGGTCGACTTCGCCAGCCTGTCGCAGGTGAAGGCGCACTGGAAGGGCATCGGCGTCACGCTGTTCGTCAACTGGGCCGTCAAGCCCTTCTCCATGGCCTTTCTGGGCTGGCTGTTCGTACGCCAGGTGTTCGCACCCTGGCTGCCCGCCGAGCAACTCGACAGCTACATCGCCGGCCTGATCCTGCTGGCGGCCGCGCCCTGCACGGCCATGGTGTTCGTCTGGAGCCGTCTGACGAACGGCCACCCCCTGTTCACGCTGAGCCAGGTCGCACTCAACGACACCATCATGGTGTTCGCCTTCGCGCCCATCGTGGGGCTGCTGCTGGGCCTGTCTGCCATCACCGTGCCGTGGGACACCCTGATCACCTCGGTGGTGCTGTACATCGTGATCCCGGTCATTCTGGCGCAACTCATCCGCAGGGCCTTGCTCGCCCGCGGGCCCGCCGCATTCGAGGCCACCCTGGCGAAGATCGGCCCCTGGTCCATCTCGGCCCTGCTGGCCACCCTGGTGCTGCTGTTTGCCTTCCAGGGCCAGGCCATCATCGAGCAGCCACTCGTCATCGCCATGCTGGCCGTGCCCATCCTGATTCAGGTGGCCTTCAATTCGGCGCTGGCCTACTGGCTCAATCGCCAGGTGGGCGAATCGCACAGCGTGGCCTGCCCTTCGGCCTTGATCGGCGCCAGCAACTTCTTCGAGCTGGCCGTGGCCGCCGCCATCAGCCTGTTCGGCTTCCAGTCGGGTGCGGCGCTGGCCACGGTCGTTGGCGTGCTGATCGAAGTGCCGGTGATGCTGCTGGTGGTGCGGCTTGTGAACCAGAGCAAGGGCTGGTACGAGCGGGGGGCGGCTCGGGCGTGA
- the norR gene encoding nitric oxide reductase transcriptional regulator NorR, with translation MATLGWADLAVTLPRAVRLQRLVSQLKAQFACHAVALLQEEGERLRPLAVDGLTRDAMGRAFVIAQHPRLSAILLGRGVVHFEHASTLPDPYDGLVDAMAGEPLPVHDCMGASVMIDGHRWGVLTLDALRPGTFNDSAREALLHCLPWVAAAVRMSQLEQEVQALRQARVAEPEQTGRIPSGGTRLGLIGHSPALQRVLHEVDVVAQSDLPVLLMGETGVGKDLFASRVHEHSPRAGKPMVHVNCAALPESLAESELFGHVRGAFSGATTDRAGRFEAARGGTVFLDEVGELPLTIQAKLLRTLQNGEVQRLGADKPVKVDVRIVAATNRALRDAVADGTFRADLYHRLSVYPVHVPPLRDRGDDILLLAGHFLEVNRARLGLRSLRLDAAAEAALLAYPWPGNVRELEHVIGRAALKLLTRGVSRSDIATLTVDLLDLSSDGMSTGSLNEPAMACPSHEDDEPQATRLNEQVERVQRQAIRQALRRTDGNWAMAARQLGLDASNLHKLAKRLGLK, from the coding sequence ATGGCGACCCTGGGTTGGGCCGATCTCGCGGTCACCTTGCCCCGGGCGGTGCGGTTGCAGCGGCTGGTGTCGCAACTGAAGGCGCAGTTCGCCTGTCACGCCGTGGCTTTGCTGCAGGAAGAGGGCGAGCGACTGCGCCCCCTTGCCGTCGATGGCCTGACGCGTGACGCCATGGGCCGCGCCTTCGTGATTGCGCAGCACCCGCGCCTGTCGGCCATCCTGCTGGGACGCGGCGTGGTGCACTTCGAACACGCCAGCACCTTGCCCGATCCCTACGATGGTCTGGTCGACGCGATGGCTGGCGAGCCCTTGCCGGTACACGACTGCATGGGCGCCAGCGTGATGATTGACGGCCACCGTTGGGGCGTGCTCACGCTTGACGCCTTGCGCCCAGGCACCTTCAACGACAGCGCGCGAGAGGCCCTGCTTCACTGTCTGCCCTGGGTGGCGGCCGCCGTTCGCATGAGCCAGCTCGAACAGGAAGTCCAGGCGCTGCGGCAGGCCCGGGTGGCCGAGCCAGAACAGACCGGGCGCATCCCCAGCGGCGGCACCCGCCTGGGCCTGATCGGTCACAGCCCGGCACTGCAACGCGTGCTGCACGAGGTGGATGTGGTCGCGCAGTCGGACTTGCCGGTGCTGCTGATGGGCGAGACCGGCGTGGGCAAGGACCTGTTCGCCAGCCGCGTGCACGAGCACTCGCCGCGCGCGGGCAAACCCATGGTGCACGTGAACTGCGCGGCACTGCCCGAGTCGCTGGCGGAAAGCGAGCTCTTCGGCCACGTGCGCGGCGCCTTCTCTGGCGCCACCACCGACCGTGCCGGGCGCTTCGAGGCGGCGCGGGGCGGCACCGTGTTCCTGGACGAGGTGGGCGAGTTGCCGCTCACCATCCAGGCCAAATTGCTGCGCACCCTGCAGAATGGCGAGGTGCAGCGACTGGGGGCCGACAAGCCGGTGAAGGTGGATGTGCGCATCGTGGCGGCCACCAACCGGGCGCTGCGCGATGCCGTGGCCGATGGCACCTTCCGCGCCGACCTGTATCACCGGCTGTCGGTGTACCCGGTGCACGTGCCGCCGCTGCGTGATCGCGGCGACGACATCCTGCTGCTGGCCGGCCACTTCCTGGAAGTGAACCGGGCTCGACTGGGCCTGCGCAGCCTGAGGCTGGATGCGGCCGCCGAAGCGGCATTGTTGGCCTACCCCTGGCCGGGCAACGTGCGCGAGCTGGAGCACGTGATCGGCCGGGCGGCCCTCAAGCTGCTGACCCGCGGTGTGAGCCGCAGCGACATCGCCACGCTGACGGTGGACCTGCTGGACCTGTCTTCCGATGGGATGTCGACAGGCTCATTGAATGAGCCCGCCATGGCGTGTCCGTCCCATGAGGACGATGAACCGCAGGCGACCCGCCTCAACGAGCAGGTGGAGCGGGTTCAGCGGCAGGCCATTCGGCAGGCACTGCGGCGCACGGACGGGAACTGGGCGATGGCAGCGCGCCAGCTGGGGCTGGATGCGAGCAACCTGCACAAGCTGGCGAAGCGGTTGGGCTTGAAGTGA
- a CDS encoding M16 family metallopeptidase produces the protein MPHVRSVSVGVFLRVGSRDETPATNGIGHVLEHMAFKGTTTRSVQAINLDAERLGADVNAYTGKDSTGYFMTGLGAHAQQLLGMTADIVLHSTFPEVELQRELEVIRQEAIEYDEDPDDSGNDLLDRAIWGAHPMGMPVIGTVENIEGFTRHDLVRHVQRHYVANNTVVVAAGHFDVDAWVSCAEDLFKAMPASADRGWSHPPTPAAYTGQAVARRFTQVSQVFLNVAYPVMPMGPDGMPSRRLRLAAALAAHLFGCGMSAPWVDMVRERLGLAYTADASIDSGDNWLNFVVHAVTTPDKIEALVQATGELLHAQTTRIDPVHLERAKNQLTVSYVRASERPFATMERAVEELWASGSVTLLAETMALIDDIRAEEVRDVFVRMLAHPPALSITGKGVSAKSARHLAGCLAASVLQKP, from the coding sequence ATGCCCCACGTACGGAGCGTCAGCGTGGGCGTGTTCCTGCGCGTCGGGTCTCGCGATGAGACGCCCGCCACCAATGGCATCGGCCATGTCCTCGAGCACATGGCCTTCAAGGGCACCACCACGCGCTCGGTGCAGGCGATCAACCTGGATGCGGAGCGGCTGGGCGCAGACGTCAACGCCTACACGGGCAAGGACAGCACCGGCTATTTCATGACCGGCCTGGGAGCGCACGCCCAGCAACTGCTCGGCATGACGGCCGACATCGTGCTCCACAGCACATTTCCCGAGGTGGAACTGCAGCGCGAACTGGAGGTGATCCGCCAGGAAGCCATCGAGTACGACGAAGACCCCGACGACAGCGGCAACGACCTGCTCGACCGCGCCATCTGGGGCGCCCATCCCATGGGCATGCCCGTCATCGGCACGGTCGAGAACATCGAGGGCTTCACACGCCACGATCTGGTTCGCCATGTGCAGCGGCATTACGTGGCCAACAACACGGTCGTGGTCGCGGCGGGCCACTTCGACGTCGACGCCTGGGTGAGCTGCGCCGAGGATCTGTTCAAGGCCATGCCCGCATCGGCAGACCGTGGCTGGTCGCATCCGCCAACGCCCGCGGCATATACCGGCCAGGCGGTGGCCCGGCGCTTTACCCAAGTCTCGCAGGTGTTCCTGAACGTTGCCTATCCTGTGATGCCCATGGGTCCGGACGGCATGCCATCGCGGCGCCTGCGTCTGGCCGCTGCGCTGGCGGCGCATCTGTTCGGCTGTGGAATGTCGGCCCCATGGGTCGACATGGTGCGCGAGCGGCTCGGCCTGGCCTACACGGCCGATGCCAGCATCGACAGCGGAGACAACTGGCTCAATTTCGTCGTGCATGCCGTGACCACCCCGGACAAGATCGAGGCGCTGGTTCAGGCGACGGGCGAGCTGCTGCATGCCCAGACGACCCGAATCGACCCGGTCCATCTGGAGCGCGCGAAAAACCAGTTGACCGTCTCGTACGTGCGCGCCAGTGAGCGACCCTTTGCGACGATGGAGCGGGCCGTCGAAGAACTCTGGGCCAGCGGGAGCGTGACGCTGCTGGCCGAGACCATGGCCCTGATCGACGACATCCGCGCAGAAGAAGTGCGGGACGTCTTTGTGCGGATGCTCGCCCATCCCCCGGCGCTGTCGATCACCGGCAAGGGCGTCAGCGCCAAGTCTGCGCGGCACCTGGCGGGCTGTCTGGCCGCCAGCGTCCTTCAGAAACCGTAG
- a CDS encoding anaerobic ribonucleoside-triphosphate reductase activating protein, which yields MNGATSSSLTAKPFAPEPRVPGCLAVGGFTPLSTTDWPGKLAAVVFVQGCPWRCRYCHNPDLQARPAADATRWHRVLDTLVQRVGLLDGVVFSGGEPTLDAALPHAIRQVRDLGFEVGLHTAGLYPERLARCLPLVDWVALDVKTAFDDYEAVTAVPGSGEPVRDSLHRVLASGKPHELRTTWHPALLPDGALMRLADELAEAGARTWMLQGYRPTPDKQGALGAGWQTPPAALVSRLPRPGLTVQLRGT from the coding sequence ATGAACGGCGCTACTTCATCGAGCCTGACCGCGAAGCCGTTCGCGCCTGAGCCGCGCGTGCCCGGTTGCCTGGCTGTCGGCGGGTTCACGCCGCTGAGCACGACCGACTGGCCCGGCAAGCTGGCGGCCGTCGTGTTCGTGCAGGGCTGCCCGTGGCGCTGCCGCTATTGCCACAACCCGGATCTGCAGGCGCGGCCCGCGGCCGATGCGACCCGATGGCATCGGGTGCTGGACACGCTGGTGCAGCGCGTGGGGCTGCTTGATGGCGTCGTGTTCAGCGGCGGCGAACCCACGCTGGATGCGGCCTTGCCCCACGCGATCCGGCAGGTGCGGGATCTGGGCTTTGAGGTCGGTCTGCACACGGCGGGGCTGTACCCGGAGCGACTCGCCCGTTGTCTGCCCTTGGTGGACTGGGTGGCGCTGGACGTGAAGACCGCCTTCGACGACTACGAGGCGGTGACGGCTGTACCCGGCAGCGGAGAGCCGGTGCGGGACAGCCTGCATCGGGTGCTGGCCAGTGGCAAGCCCCATGAGTTACGCACCACATGGCACCCCGCGCTGTTGCCCGATGGGGCGCTCATGCGGCTGGCGGATGAACTGGCCGAGGCAGGTGCACGCACATGGATGTTGCAAGGCTATCGCCCGACGCCAGACAAGCAGGGGGCGCTGGGTGCGGGTTGGCAGACGCCGCCCGCGGCCCTGGTGAGTCGTCTCCCGCGGCCCGGGCTCACCGTGCAGCTGCGCGGCACCTGA
- a CDS encoding NYN domain-containing protein, which yields MADNDNTRSVAIYWDFENLHAGVMETKYGEGVYAKQDNRFKVQEPLVDVQALVELGASYGPIAINRAYGNWQYFGRYRDALLQASVELIQLFPPGASAKNGADIKLCLDAAEDIGRFQHIGTVIIVGGDSDFMPVAQKIKAAGRTLIGIGTKRNTNKHWAKSCHEFRFYESLLEAESVEAALEDTSPAIPAPPANPAAELLRRAVRLLAESKGDAWVNKASVLPMIKRLDPTFDFKDHGYGSFSEMIKGLADAVELRKGDVDHQLRVR from the coding sequence TTGGCCGACAACGACAACACCCGATCCGTGGCAATTTACTGGGACTTCGAGAACCTGCATGCCGGCGTGATGGAAACGAAGTACGGCGAAGGTGTCTACGCCAAGCAGGACAACCGCTTCAAGGTGCAGGAGCCGCTGGTGGATGTGCAGGCCCTGGTCGAGTTGGGTGCATCGTATGGGCCCATCGCCATCAACCGGGCTTATGGCAACTGGCAGTATTTCGGGCGCTACCGTGACGCCTTATTGCAAGCATCCGTCGAGTTGATCCAACTCTTCCCGCCGGGCGCATCGGCCAAGAACGGTGCAGACATCAAGCTGTGCCTCGATGCTGCCGAAGACATCGGCCGCTTCCAACATATCGGCACGGTCATCATCGTGGGCGGCGACAGCGACTTCATGCCCGTGGCACAGAAAATCAAGGCGGCAGGACGCACGCTGATCGGCATCGGGACGAAGCGGAACACGAACAAGCATTGGGCAAAGAGCTGCCACGAGTTCCGCTTTTATGAAAGCCTGTTGGAGGCTGAAAGCGTTGAAGCTGCGCTCGAAGACACAAGCCCCGCCATACCCGCGCCTCCGGCGAACCCTGCGGCGGAGTTACTGCGCCGCGCGGTGCGGCTGCTGGCTGAATCAAAGGGCGATGCGTGGGTGAACAAGGCGAGCGTGCTGCCGATGATCAAGCGGCTCGATCCAACGTTCGATTTCAAGGATCACGGTTACGGCAGCTTCAGCGAAATGATCAAAGGGTTGGCCGATGCGGTGGAGTTGCGCAAGGGGGATGTGGACCATCAGTTGAGGGTCAGGTGA
- the nrdD gene encoding anaerobic ribonucleoside-triphosphate reductase, translated as MSDIAHTPDAPHPVLAEHERQRCEVWTRVMGYHRPVASFNIGKKGEFHERRYFIEPDREAVRA; from the coding sequence ATGTCCGACATTGCACACACCCCCGACGCCCCCCACCCGGTTCTGGCCGAGCACGAACGCCAGCGCTGCGAGGTGTGGACCCGCGTGATGGGCTACCACCGGCCCGTGGCCTCGTTCAACATCGGAAAGAAAGGCGAGTTCCATGAACGGCGCTACTTCATCGAGCCTGACCGCGAAGCCGTTCGCGCCTGA